DNA from Mesotoga infera:
CTATATAGAGACATGAACTCCCAAGAGCAATTACCAATAGAAACGATAGAAACAGCAATGCCTTTTTCAAATCGACAACTCCTCTCTTAATAATCACCAAATGAAACGGCTAAGACGGAAGCTACTTAATAATTGAATCTATCTCTTTTATCACATCTTCTGTCAGCTTGTCTCTTAGCTCGAGAGCCTTCAAGTTCTCCCTCAGCTGTTCCACCCGGCTAACTCCTAGAATTATCGAACTGACAGTCTTGTTCACAAGTATCCAGGCAAGTGCAAGCTGAGCGAGTCCGGTATCAAGTTTCTTGGCAACGTCCGCCAACCTTGCGACTTTCTTGAGATTCTCATCCGAGAAGAGTTTATTCTCTTCAAGATGCTTTTTCAAACCGGGAAATTTCGCCAACCTGCTATTCTCGGGAATTCCATTGTTGTATTTTCCAGTAAGAAGTCCGCTTGCAAGAGGACTCCAAACAGTGAGACCGAGGCCGTATTTTTCGTATATAGGCAAGTATTCAGACTCGACTCTCTCTCTTACAAACATATTGTACTGAGGTTGCTCGACTACGGGATGAACTGCATTCAGCTTATCTGCAACCTTATGAGCCTCTTCCAGATCTTTGGCACTCCATTCTGATGTACCCCAGTAGAAGGCCATTCCATTTCTGACAATGTAGTCCATTGCAAGAACAACTTCTTCCATTGGAGTTTCGGGATCGGGTCTGTGAGCATACAACAAGTCAACATAATCAAGCTGTAGCCGCTTCAATGAATTCCAGGTACCCTCAAGCAGATGCTTTCTCGAGAGACCTTTCTGATTAGGTTTGCTTCCTCCCCAAAAGATTTTCGTGGATACAACAATCTCTTCGCGTTTGAACTCCTTCAGAATTTCACCCATCATCGATTCGGCCATCCCACTAGCATATGCTTCTGCAGTATCGAAGAAATTGACCCCCGATCTGTATGCTTCTCTCATTGCTTCTCTTGCATTATCAATGTCTAGCTGAGCGCCAAACGTGAGCCATGAACCAAGACTTAGTTCACTGATGAGAAGACCGCTCTTTCCAACCTTGCGATATTCCATTATCAACAGACCT
Protein-coding regions in this window:
- a CDS encoding aldo/keto reductase; protein product: MEYRKVGKSGLLISELSLGSWLTFGAQLDIDNAREAMREAYRSGVNFFDTAEAYASGMAESMMGEILKEFKREEIVVSTKIFWGGSKPNQKGLSRKHLLEGTWNSLKRLQLDYVDLLYAHRPDPETPMEEVVLAMDYIVRNGMAFYWGTSEWSAKDLEEAHKVADKLNAVHPVVEQPQYNMFVRERVESEYLPIYEKYGLGLTVWSPLASGLLTGKYNNGIPENSRLAKFPGLKKHLEENKLFSDENLKKVARLADVAKKLDTGLAQLALAWILVNKTVSSIILGVSRVEQLRENLKALELRDKLTEDVIKEIDSIIK